In Scleropages formosus chromosome 18, fSclFor1.1, whole genome shotgun sequence, one DNA window encodes the following:
- the LOC108927392 gene encoding neurexophilin-1: MQTCWRAVVLLATAMSLVAFAAASVPGKSGLLTSESPKSTLKRIWTESSKDFSISRLLSQTLHGKQNASTLDLQYKTLEPYSEQDLWDWLRNSTDLLESRSRSKRRPIVKTGKFKKMFGWGDFQSNIKTVKLNLLITGKIVDHGNGTFSVYFRHNSTGQGNVSVSLVPPSKIVEFDMAQQSVIDAKDSKSFNCRIEYEKVDKATKTTPCNYDPSKTCFQEQTQSHVSWLCSKPFKVICIFISFYSTDYKLVQKVCPDYNYHSDTPYFPSG; the protein is encoded by the coding sequence gtGGCCTTTGCTGCAGCATCTGTTCCAGGGAAGTCAGGCCTCCTCACATCAGAAAGTCCCAAGTCTACATTAAAACGGATATGGACAGAAAGTAGTAAGGACTTTTCCATCAGCCGCCTGCTTTCGCAGACTCTTCATGGTAAACAGAATGCCAGCACCCTGGACCTGCAGTACAAAACACTAGAGCCCTACTCAGAGCAGGACCTTTGGGATTGGCTCCGAAACTCTACGGACCTCTTGGAGTCTCGCTCTCGATCCAAGAGGCGACCAATCGTCAAAACGGGGAAgtttaagaaaatgtttggcTGGGGCGACTTTCAGTCCAACATTAAAACTGTGAAGCTGAATCTCCTGATCACCGGGAAGATCGTGGACCATGGGAACGGAACATTCAGCGTCTACTTCCGGCACAACTCCACAGGCCAGGGCAACGTATCCGTCAGCCTGGTGCCGCCCAGTAAGATAGTGGAGTTTGATATGGCACAGCAGTCCGTTATCGATGCCAAAGACTCTAAGTCATTCAACTGCCGCATTGAGTATGAGAAAGTCGACAAAGCCACAAAGACCACGCCCTGCAACTATGACCCATCGAAGACGTGCTTTCAGGAGCAGACGCAGAGTCATGTTTCATGGCTCTGCTCAAAGCCCTTTAAAGTGATCTGTATTTTTATCTCCTTCTACAGTACTGATTACAAACTGGTGCAAAAAGTCTGCCCAGACTACAACTACCACAGTGACACTCCCTATTTTCCATCTGGCTAG